In Luteimonas sp. MC1750, the following proteins share a genomic window:
- a CDS encoding LON peptidase substrate-binding domain-containing protein, protein MSETPMLPLFPLQAVLVPGAVMGLRVFEPRYLDMVGECGRSGRGFGICLITEGEEVGGPAVPSEYGTEAVIEDFGTDDDGLLTLRVRGARRFRVLRSAVRENGLVEAGVEWLGDAPATRLRPQHALLGTLLERIFDQVGRPPGAEGSVEDAVWVGWRLLEMLPMPEESRAAMLGVDDPHARLDGLLELIG, encoded by the coding sequence ATGTCAGAGACCCCGATGCTCCCGCTGTTTCCACTGCAGGCCGTGCTGGTCCCCGGCGCGGTCATGGGCCTGCGCGTGTTCGAGCCGCGCTACCTGGACATGGTCGGCGAATGCGGCCGCAGCGGCCGTGGTTTCGGCATCTGCCTGATCACGGAGGGCGAGGAGGTCGGCGGGCCGGCCGTCCCTTCCGAGTACGGCACCGAAGCGGTCATCGAGGACTTCGGCACCGATGACGACGGCCTGCTCACCCTGCGCGTGCGCGGCGCACGGCGCTTCCGCGTGCTGCGCAGCGCGGTGCGCGAAAACGGCCTGGTCGAGGCCGGGGTCGAGTGGCTCGGGGACGCGCCGGCGACGCGCCTGCGCCCGCAGCACGCGCTGCTGGGCACGCTCCTCGAGCGCATCTTCGACCAGGTCGGGCGCCCGCCCGGCGCCGAGGGCAGCGTCGAGGATGCGGTCTGGGTCGGCTGGCGCCTGCTCGAGATGCTGCCGATGCCGGAAGAGAGCCGAGCCGCCATGCTCGGCGTCGACGATCCACATGCGCGCCTCGACGGACTGCTCGAGCTGATCGGCTAG